In Lycium ferocissimum isolate CSIRO_LF1 chromosome 3, AGI_CSIRO_Lferr_CH_V1, whole genome shotgun sequence, the genomic window GTCCCAAGAAGGAGCTAGGAAGTCCAGGAAACTTAACCCGAAACCAGTCAACTATGATATTATTACTCCTATCCTTACAAGAATAAAGCAGATTTTACAGGAAATGCCCAATGAATGAGAAGAGAAGAATAAAGAAGGAATAGATGCTGCCGGTGATATCGATAACAACTTGGATGAGAGTGATTCCAATTCAATTGTCCAAAGAGATCAAGAATCAAATAAAGGTATTGATattaacaaagaaaaagaggatATGAACAGAGAACTAATAAATCCTATGGAAAGAAGAGGTGAAACAAAAGCTCCTAAAGAGCCAGTTAGTGCAAACACTGATGACAGGAACAGGGAACCCATACATCTCACAGTAGACTTAAACTGGATCCCTCCTATATCTCATACACCGGATGAACACACTAAGAATACTGAAGCTACTTTCCCTGAGAAAGAAGCTACCCTAGAATCCAAAAATTCTGACACCGGCCAAATGGACACTTAAGAGGTAACATATGCAAAGGAAGGACACAACATGGAGGTGCAAAGCAAGCAGGAGCAGACAAGAGAAAATAAACAGATCAACACTCAAGAAGATAAAGGGAATAGCAAAGCTCAACCATCAAACAACAAAGGTAAAAACAAgcagaagaacaagaataagAAAGGTAAACCCAACAATTCCCCTGAACATCACGGGAAGGGGAACAAAAATGGCAATAAAAAACTGGTTTTCCATGATTAGTGCAATCATATGGAATATCAGAGGGGTAAGATCCAAAAAGGCTATTCATAGGCTTAAAGATTAACTAATATCAACAAATGTGACTTTGTGGCAATTTCAGAACCTTTTATAAATAGCAATAAGATTGAAGGCTATAAAAGGTTTCTGGGTTACCATCACTGTCTTTCTAATAACAATGATCATATTTGGTGTTTTTGGAAAAATCATGTTCAAGCTACTGTTTTTTATAGTGATAATCAACAAATCAATTTTGAGATCTCTGATAATTCTAGAAATGAGGTTTTGTATGTCTCTATTGTTTATGCTAAATGCAGCTCTAACGATAGAAGAAAATTGTGGGATAGTCTTATAGATCTAACCAGTAGAATTAATGGTCCTTGGTGTGTTGGTGGTGACTTTAATTTTATCATGAACAGCGATGAAAAAATAGGAGGTAGGCCCCACAGGGCATCCAAGAGCTTCGACTTCATCAGCTCAATGGAAGCTTGTGGGTTAACAGATTTGGGTTTTGTAGGACCTAAATTTACTTGGTGTAATAATAGAAGACCCGACAAAAGGATATGGAAGAGACTGGATAGAGTATGTGTCAATGACTAATGGCTTCAACACTATCAACACAACTATGTCGATCATCCCGGAAGCTGGGGTCGGATCACAGACCATTGCTCTTAAAGTGCCACAATGAGCAACAAGATATCATCaggtattttaagtttttaaatctTTGGACTACACAACCTGATTTTCTTTCCATTGTGCAGGATACATGGAACTCACCTGTGCAGGGAAATACAATGTGGAGGCTCAAAAGTAAACTCCAAGCAGTGGGGAAAAAACTCAGCCAGTGGTCCAAAGAAAGCATAGGAGACATTAATGAACAATTTAATTCCTGGGAGGCTAAAGTCCAGGTACTCGAGGAAATGGACCTACAGAACAACAATGAGCATAGTAGACAGGAACTCAACAAAGCCAATGCAGAATATGTCAAGTGGCTAGGCATCTAAGACAATTTGTCTAggcaaaaatatcaaataaaatggTTTCAAGAAGGGGATTACAATAGCAGATACTTTCACAGTGTTATGAGGGATAAAAGGAGAAGACTGCACATATCTAGGATCAAGAATCACAGAGGAAACTGGATCCAAGGAGAGGATAAGATAGGGAAAGCTGTTGTGCACCACTTTGAGAAACTTTTCAATCTAAAAATTCCCACTACTGATAGCACAGTCTTGAACCATATCCCTCACCTAATTACTGAGGAGAACAATAACATGTTGACTAAAATCCCTGAGGAAGAAGAGATCAAGGATGGCATTTTCAACCTTAGTTCTGAGAGCAGTGCAGGGCCCGATGGTTTCAATGGCACTTTCTTCCAAAGGTGCTGGGACATCATTAAAAGTGAGGTTATAGACTTtgttcaagaatatttcaacgGAAGGAACCTCACCAAATTCTACAATCACACCTGCCTTGTTCTTATCCCTAAAGTCATTTCCCCGACTAGCTTCTCTCAAATGAGACCCATTAGCCTCACAAACTTTACCAC contains:
- the LOC132048779 gene encoding uncharacterized protein LOC132048779; this translates as MGNEENKNSNNSITPQSKEQEHRQEEDNGTTKIDCGENEVDDVENNVQPERKELTATTTNNNRDGSLEADETQNATMDRTKKIKRKRKKDKKKMPKKKVKVQFKPKKNKEGIDAAGDIDNNLDESDSNSIVQRDQESNKGIDINKEKEDMNRELINPMERRGETKAPKEPVSANTDDRNREPIHLTVDLNWIPPISHTPDEHTKNTEATFPEKEATLESKNSDTGQMDT